AGGTGTTGTGGAAAATCTTGAGTCAAATATTTGCACAGATCCCGGAACCTGTAGATTCAgttagactttattacaaagtaacagAGCCGAGCAATTTTATGGAACAGCTGAATTCTCTTATCACAGAGCCCTGCCTTTATAGTATTCCGTCTTTGCATAATCTATAGaatcccctccctctatatgaaaatAACTTCCCTTGACCTTTCTCCACCATTATCTTTCCATCTCAGTTCTTGCTTGTTAACGCCCACATCTGACGCTGTCTAGGTTATAATGGTGGCGGGGCCCTGGTCATATATGTTCCATTCCTTTAtatagccattctgtctcagcacTTCAAAGTGGACAGTCTAGATGCTGCTAATAATGGAAACGTTATCATAGTGATGAGTTTTGCTCCCAAAGAGGTTATAGATTTCAGTTTCAATTCAACCcgtctgaacagtaggctacagttcccttggcGTGAcatcttgtgactgtcgaatttctATAGCACCTCACAATCATCCATCATCCTCTTGTACCATTTCACCAATTCTTTCCCAAACAGTACTTTTcaggccctcccttctctttatcttcaactctccatttcgcagcttttctcttattgaattaaactcgacattgtccttttttttttgttgcctgttcccaaaagcatttggcgattggcgTGTAAGCTACTTGGCGCCTGTACAGTTAGCCCCTGAAGCTTAGGCTtacgcactaatgccagatagcctaaaataattaaattaaatcctcaatgtagcctataaatATAAACTGCACAAGAATGATAAGTTTATGGACTTGaggcatttttttctctctttatttaaCCAAACAAATAATCAATACACAGTACTAGAGTTTCTGTACTTTATAATAAACAGAAAAGGAATGCAGTAGTAGACTGACGCAATGAATTCTGCCTACCTTTCAAACGAGACGCACCACAGCAGACTTGTTGTGTTGCTCTTGTTCCTTAAATGCCTGGTAATTGAGAGACTTGATAGGATGCGTCTCCATTTCCGTATAATTTATCTTAGCAGGATGCGCAGACCACATGCAAGCCCGTGTTCCGGTCAACAGGCCGCTGAACATGGCGAGATAAGACCCACATTACAATATATCAGTTATAGACTGGACGGTTGCCAATGCTGCTGCTCCCTGTTCCCCGTAACATTCTCACGGAGTAGGTTTAAATGGTTTTCTCTGTTCTATTTTGGTGTGCTTGCGTGCATTTGTGTATGGTTGCGAGCTTCGCTGTTTGTCTGCGTTTTTTGTTTTGATTAGGCCATGAGTGATGAATAATTCACCCCATCCTGTTGTAGTCAGGTCTACACTTCTACCGCTTCAGGTAAGTCAGTGGTGCTTCATAGCCACACGTTTCTCTCCAATATTCCATTGTGGTTTTCTGACAGGGCAGCTGATTGCACAGGCTTACTGGTTTCTCAGATGTCCCTccactcccatctatctctctagGATTCAGAGAGCCCTATCATTGGTGCAACTGCCCAATGTTCAGACCTAGCCAATGACTCGGCTCCCAAATGCACCACCACAGTGACAATGAGGGAAGAGATGCAGAGACCATGGCAGAAAAACAAAGTCATGGGCAGAGCAATAATTCTCAGCTGAGACAAAATTGTAGAACTGTAAATTGCATCATTTTACCACGACTAAAACAAAACtggtaaaatgtaattaaaacaatacatttttggtgcAAGATTGAATAGCCTAAATAATATGTATTATTTACATAACAATGTGTAAATAATACTGTATTTAAGGTGGTAATCAGCAGTTGAGACAATAACAAAGTGTCCTCAATAacaaaagctgagggatggagttggagaaatgtaaccactctcaaattcatacagatgtaggatcttaatttggtcACTCTTTTGCTCATGAGGATGTTCCTGCACTGgctcaaactggctcaaattaagatcctacatctgtagacagAGGtacggatgcaaggactgaccatccatgatatcaaaatgatagttttaaccatgttttgaggctatacaggtacccccccaaaaatgtacttaTAAGGCGTGTGCACCTCAATGGACTTTCTCACTCTCATACTGGACACGATTATTGCCAGATCTTGTCTTTGCGACTGAGTTGTAAAGGTGTTTCATTCAGGCAAAAGATATAGCCTAAAGATAGCCAAACATTTCCAAAACAGCCCTGGTCCTTACATTTcaaatttttgtcatttagcagacgctcttatccagagtgacttacaattcAGGGGTTGATCTAACCATTTATTTCTCTATTCCTGGAGTGACATAATCACTGGTAGCCAAGACACAAGCTAGCATGATAATATATAGTTTATTAAATGAAGGAAACGGTAACACATTCATCAAAGCAATACTGATATTTCATCAAAACAATACTGATATTTGACAATGGAAAGTACATGAATTGCGTCACTGCACCCATTTACCACTAGAGGAAGACAAAGTCAACATGTTGAGAAGAGGACACCTACTCTGGGCGTGGAAACATGGACCAAGTCCTTTGTCAGCAGACTAATATGTTAGGTTGGGACAACAATACTTTCCATTCTTAGAGAAATGCTGATAACTCCTTGTCATCGCAAAAGTTGGAGTCCTGTAGAGAAGCATCTGAAACATTACATCCAATACAGAACTGGCCATCAAGTAGTTTCAGTCGTTTGAGGTAATTATgcaaaacaacacaaataaaatgtCACCTTATGCCCACCCTGATTTAGACCCAACAGTCATTGAACCTATTATAAATACCTGTAGACGCCCGATACTGCGACATCAGCACAGAGGTTACAGCACAGTGATGAGTacattatagtagtagtatattagTTATGTTACAACATTTAAACATTTGGTAATGGGTGAGTTGTGTTGATGTCTGTGAGCGTGTTGAGTCTTTGGAGCGTTAGGGCAATGCAGCAGGACTCAGAGGTTCTTCTCTCCCTTAGGCTGTCATACACAGTACTTCCAGAAACAGGCTGTGGACACAGAGAAAACACTGTTCAGTCTCTTGCTCTATGACAAGGAGGAGAATAATTTTGTTGTAAAATGAAGACCACTATAGGAAATGAAATGTGTTATGACTGAAATCAGTGCCATCGCCGACAATAAGCAATAAGAAACTTACGCTCAGCCCTTTTCCTCGGTATGGACTCGTCCTCTGCTAGTGTGTTTGATGAGATCTCCCTTTCCAGCTCTAAGTCCACCTTCAAAGCCTCTATCTGTAAGGAGAGAACACAGTGGTTACAGACGGCCAAAGGATCCCCGTGTCGGTCTTTATGGAAGGTGCCGTCTCAGGTAAGGTAATCCCTATCCAAGGCCATGAGAGATTATGCTGCTAGAGCTCTCATTTGAACTCCGTCAGACAATAGGTAGATTTGCTTGATGTAAAGGCTAAATCCCAGGGGAATTTTCCACAGAATGTACACAGTGTCTCAGTCAAGGAGAACTATGTTTACCTGTTCATCTCATAAACCCTGCTTAAAAAGCATGCCGTCTTCTCAGCTGGATGAAATATGTGACTGCACAGAACACACCAATTGCTTAAACTGTTGCACTCTGTGTGTACCAAACACTTGAATGACCTACCTCCTTCAGCTCCGCTAGCTTGTTGGCAAACTCTAAACCTGCAGAGAAGAAAAAATGTGTTAGCACAAACGGCAAACCTGAGAAACAGTCCAtgtaatattatatatacacatccttctattttttacattgacaaagactgtagtgtgtgtgtgtgatatactgTAAAAACCTTACCTAAAGTGTCACTTCTTTCAATAGGTTCTAAGCTTCTATGTAGTAACAATGCTAGAATCTTGTTCTGGGCATCTGTGTCTCCTCTTTGGGGATATACATGGTTTCCTGAATATGTGGAAAAAATGGCAGTACATCTGATTTACTGTAAACAACTTCAAAAGCACCTAGTGTACATAAATATATAATTACACAATATCCCCTTTAAACTGAGCCACATTCCCAGTGTAGTATTAACAGTATTGTTAGACGAACACAATTGAATTGCCAAGCAAACACTAAATGACTTCGCCATAGAATACCAACAAAATAATTATTCATATGCTTTTGCATGCTCACAGTATAACAACTGACAATGCATGCAAACAGCTGGGAATTAACCCATAGTTGTAACCAGCGTCCTCAGACTGCCTACATCTTCAGGTAGTCTATGCCTCAAATAGGCCAGCAGCTAGTACACATTCAGTCACCAAACCAGCAGACTCACCAGGGTTGAAGATGCTTCTTCCCTCCACACTGACTACCCCTTGTAGAAGCATAAAAGCTAGCAGTCCCAGCCAGTAGTTCACAGAGACAAAACTGTCCATGTCAACGAAGCAACGGTCCCAAAGAAGTGCTTACTGTAGTATCTACTCGTTCTCAACCTGCCCCAGCAATCCACTGCCTTTGGTCCATCCCATCTATACTTTTATCCTGTCAGATGTggaagaaggagggggggggggcaggcagtCAGCCCCCCAGTGCACTCAATCAATAGGTAGTCACCATGGCTTTCGTCAATGGACCACCGTCCTTTGCAAGAGGGACCATGTAGTGGCTGACAGAAATATGACGATCTGGATCCGTGGCCAGCGGCTCTTCATCAACACGACAGATACAAAGCCAGCAGAGTGAGAAAGTCATCTATCACCTGTTATTTACGGGAGATGACAGTCAGATGTTCTTGGCACTTTGTCCTTTTCTTTTACATGAATTACTTCCTTAAGAATATAGAGGGAGAATCTTGGACGGGGAGAAGTGAATTGATTCTGTCCCTATAAAGTGCACCATGCCCAGAGATGAGCTCTTCAATCTTGGCTCCAGGTCTGAGCATCGGCACCAATGTGGGGCTGATTGAACATCCATCACCGAGGTCAAACCACGTGACCCCGGCTGTTGTAGCCGGAAATCACGGCTCACAACTCTGTCAGTATAATGGCTGCTGTGTTTATGTACGGCAGTTTTAGTTAAATMAAGTGCCTGGCACCCATTTTGATTGGCCTGTTTCTGTCATAAAGCTTCTTGAGTGCTGTTTTCATTGACACCTTTGTCTTCCTCTGAGGAAGTTATTGACGTCTAGTTGTGCCTCTCATCCCAAATAAACATCACATATCCTTATAATARYGATTTCGGGGCTTGAGGATTTAGYGAACCTGGTTGAGTGAGTCACAGTGAATTAACCTTGTAACATCAAGGATATATTGCATCTTGTGAAACAGTCTGGCCCTCTTGTGGAAAATATAGTCAATAACTTGATGGATCTCCAGGCATGACTCACATTGCAGAGCAAAACGTTCCTAGACACTGTCTGTACCTCTGGCTGTACGGTGTACTTTTGGAATCATTCAATAAATGAAGTTCTATAATAGTGTCAACTGTCAAAGCAGATGGTGTTTCATCCTGACAGATTGCTCTGATGAAAGCCATATCTGATATCCTTGAAGTAGTACATCTATAGGGAATCATTTGTTTCCTTCTATTGTGATAAGAAGCAATTTGACAATCCATTTTTTaactcaaatacaattttatttgtcacatgcgccaaatacaacaggtgtggactttaCCGTAGACTTTACctccctttcccaacaatgcagagtaaaaaGGAAGAAAAGATtagcaaagaaaaaaaagaaatactttattaataaaataacaataacgaggctatatacaagagtatcggtaccgagtcaatgtgcaagggtacgaggtagttggggtaatatgtacatgtaggcaggggttaaagtgactaggcaatcaggatacataataaacagagtagcagcagcgtatgggTGCCATCAATTAGCTTAAATTCTCAGAGATTCAATTATATTTCTGGAAAAAAAATGTTGCAGGAATGATAATCGTATctgtttctaacaacagaaacgatttcagaacaatctgagatggtgggtgtagaaatcctctttcttgtgcttttttaGGAGGAACAACCAACATCTATATGTTAAGACTGCCAAGGCTCAGggaaagacccagatgcagacagcttcgaagtaacaaaagtgtattactcaAACASgggggcaggcaaacgacaggtcaagggcaggcagaggtcagtagtccagagSAGAGTCCGAAAgctacagaacggcaggcaggttcAAGGTCAGGACAGYcagaggtcagtaatccagggtggtatggcaaggtacagaacgacagttaggctcagggtcagggcaggcagaatggtcaaaaccgggaaagctagaaaacaggaactagagacagacaggagcacgggaagaaacactggtaggcttgacgaaacaaaacgaactggcaacagacattcagagaacacaggtataagtgtataagaacacaggtataaatcaataaaaaagtggtcagatgaagcagatgctaagctacaggactgttttgctagcacagactggaatttgttccggaaatcctccgatggcattgagcagtacaccacatcagtcattggcttcatcaataagtgcatcgatgacgttgtccccacagtgaccatacgtacataKcccaaccagaagccatggattacaggcaacatccacactgagctaaaggctagagctgccgctttcaaggagcgggactctaacccggaKgcttataagaaatcctgaaATGCCCTTTGACGAACKatcaaacaggcaaagcttcaatacaggactaagatcgaatcgtactacacRggctctgacgctcgtcggatgtggcagggcttMcaaaccattacagactacaaa
This window of the Salvelinus sp. IW2-2015 linkage group LG16, ASM291031v2, whole genome shotgun sequence genome carries:
- the LOC111975896 gene encoding urotensin-2B-like gives rise to the protein MDSFVSVNYWLGLLAFMLLQGVVSVEGRSIFNPGNHVYPQRGDTDAQNKILALLLHRSLEPIERSDTLGLEFANKLAELKEIEALKVDLELEREISSNTLAEDESIPRKRAEPCFWKYCV